Proteins encoded in a region of the Luteimonas viscosa genome:
- a CDS encoding FMN-dependent NADH-azoreductase has translation MKLLHIDSSVLGDQSVTRELTAAIVARWRSRVRGLEVQSRDLARDPLPHLSAATLAGSDALEAARGETALREFLEADVVVIGAPMYNFAIPSTLKAWIDRIAVRGRTFRYTENGPVGLAGGKRVIVATAAGGIHDGQPSDFVEPYLRHTLGFLGVQDIEFVRADGIGLSPEHRAASIAAALGALPGPERKAA, from the coding sequence ATGAAACTGCTGCACATCGATTCCAGCGTTCTGGGCGACCAGTCGGTCACCCGCGAACTCACGGCCGCCATCGTCGCACGCTGGCGGTCCCGGGTGCGTGGGCTGGAAGTCCAGTCCCGCGATCTTGCCCGAGACCCGCTGCCGCACCTGTCCGCGGCCACCCTGGCCGGGAGCGATGCGCTCGAGGCCGCGCGCGGCGAGACGGCCCTTCGCGAATTCCTCGAGGCCGACGTCGTGGTGATCGGCGCCCCGATGTACAACTTCGCGATCCCCTCCACGCTCAAGGCCTGGATCGACCGCATCGCGGTGCGCGGGCGAACCTTCCGCTACACCGAAAACGGGCCCGTGGGACTCGCGGGCGGCAAGCGTGTCATCGTCGCCACCGCGGCCGGGGGCATCCACGACGGACAGCCTTCCGACTTCGTCGAGCCTTACCTGCGGCACACGCTGGGCTTCCTCGGCGTGCAGGACATCGAGTTCGTGCGTGCCGACGGGATCGGCCTGTCGCCCGAACACCGCGCGGCATCGATCGCCGCTGCCCTGGGTGCGCTGCCCGGACCCGAGCGCAAGGCAGCCTGA
- a CDS encoding LysR substrate-binding domain-containing protein, which translates to MQDLNDLYYFAMVVDHGGFAAAERALGIPKSRLSRRISQLENELGVRLLQRSTRRFAVTDVGQSVHRHAQSMLAEATAAREVVDRLSAEPRGVVKASVPVGVAQQLMPKLLPDFLARFPDVRVQLHVSNRRVDVINEGFDVAIRVRTKFDDDGSLVMRSFGMIQELLVASPRYLDRAGRPKTPEDLEGHTSMSMGEDEGRQRWELQGRDGEVRRIELKPRVSGFDFPMLMDLAKQGLGITMLPETLCADAVRSGELEVVLPEWRLPQGVAHAVFASRRGMLPAVRVFIDFLAERLPTLIEESSLNCRHCGKDGAEEGDPGRVAAPRRKPASAPAQAAMR; encoded by the coding sequence GTGCAGGACCTCAATGATCTGTATTACTTCGCGATGGTGGTCGACCACGGTGGTTTCGCCGCGGCCGAGCGCGCGCTCGGGATCCCCAAGTCTCGCCTGAGCCGCCGCATCAGCCAGCTTGAGAACGAGCTCGGTGTGCGCCTGCTGCAGCGTTCGACGCGCCGGTTCGCGGTCACCGACGTCGGCCAGAGCGTGCACCGCCATGCCCAGTCGATGCTGGCCGAGGCCACCGCCGCGCGCGAGGTCGTGGACCGGCTCAGCGCGGAGCCGCGCGGCGTGGTGAAGGCCAGCGTCCCCGTGGGCGTGGCGCAACAGTTGATGCCCAAGCTGCTGCCGGATTTCCTGGCGCGGTTCCCCGACGTGCGGGTGCAGTTGCATGTCAGCAACCGTCGCGTGGACGTGATCAACGAAGGCTTCGACGTGGCGATCCGCGTGCGCACCAAGTTCGACGACGACGGCAGCCTGGTGATGCGCAGCTTCGGCATGATCCAGGAACTGCTGGTCGCCAGCCCGCGCTACCTCGATCGTGCCGGTCGTCCGAAGACCCCCGAGGATCTCGAGGGCCACACCTCGATGAGCATGGGCGAGGACGAGGGCCGGCAGCGCTGGGAACTGCAGGGACGCGACGGCGAGGTGCGCCGGATCGAGCTCAAGCCCAGGGTCTCGGGCTTCGACTTCCCGATGCTGATGGACCTGGCCAAGCAGGGTCTGGGCATCACCATGCTGCCCGAAACCCTGTGCGCCGACGCGGTGCGCAGCGGCGAGCTGGAAGTGGTGCTGCCCGAGTGGCGGCTGCCGCAGGGCGTGGCGCACGCGGTGTTCGCCTCGCGCCGCGGCATGCTGCCGGCGGTGCGCGTGTTCATCGATTTCCTGGCCGAGCGGCTGCCGACGCTGATCGAGGAATCCAGCCTCAACTGCCGGCACTGCGGCAAGGACGGGGCCGAGGAGGGGGACCCGGGACGGGTGGCAGCTCCCCGCCGGAAGCCGGCGTCCGCGCCTGCGCAAGCGGCCATGCGCTAG
- a CDS encoding DNA-3-methyladenine glycosylase, with protein MADRNPLPRSFYLRHPAVVAPELLNKVLVRADGRAGRIVEVEAYAGSEDPAAHSHRGPTLRNASMFGPGGHLYVYLNYGIHWCANAVCGEVGEGHGILLRAIEPVAGVDLMRQARGGPAKERDIGSGPGRLGQAMGITRALDGADLVTGDAGLWIVCDGVLPPANPVVGPRVGISRAVDLPWRWSVPANAHVSKGRPRPGAVPRRSPR; from the coding sequence ATGGCTGATCGCAACCCGCTGCCGCGCAGCTTCTACCTGCGCCATCCGGCGGTCGTGGCGCCGGAATTGCTGAACAAGGTGCTCGTGCGCGCGGACGGGCGCGCCGGTCGCATCGTGGAGGTCGAGGCCTACGCCGGCAGCGAGGATCCGGCCGCGCATTCGCATCGCGGTCCGACGCTGCGCAACGCCAGCATGTTCGGTCCCGGCGGACATCTGTACGTGTACCTGAACTACGGCATCCACTGGTGCGCGAACGCGGTCTGCGGCGAGGTCGGCGAAGGCCACGGAATCCTGCTGCGGGCGATCGAACCGGTGGCCGGCGTGGACCTGATGCGGCAGGCGCGGGGAGGCCCGGCGAAGGAACGGGACATCGGCTCGGGCCCGGGCCGGCTCGGCCAGGCGATGGGCATCACCCGCGCGCTCGACGGCGCGGACCTGGTGACCGGGGACGCCGGGCTGTGGATCGTGTGCGATGGCGTGCTTCCGCCGGCGAACCCCGTGGTCGGCCCCCGCGTCGGCATCAGCCGGGCCGTCGACCTGCCGTGGCGCTGGTCGGTGCCGGCGAATGCGCACGTGTCGAAGGGCCGGCCCCGGCCGGGAGCGGTCCCCCGGCGTTCGCCACGATGA
- a CDS encoding YnfA family protein, with protein MKTSGLFLLTALAEIIGCYLPYLWLKQGRSAWLLLPAALSLAAFAWLLTLHGTAAGRVYAAYGGVYVATALAWLWAVDGIRPTPWDVAGAAVALLGMGIIMFQPR; from the coding sequence GTGAAGACATCCGGCCTGTTCCTCCTCACCGCGCTGGCCGAGATCATCGGCTGCTACCTGCCGTACCTGTGGCTGAAACAGGGACGGTCGGCCTGGCTGCTGTTGCCGGCCGCGCTGAGCCTGGCCGCGTTCGCGTGGCTGCTCACCCTCCACGGCACCGCCGCCGGTCGCGTCTACGCCGCCTACGGCGGCGTGTACGTCGCCACCGCGCTCGCCTGGCTGTGGGCGGTCGACGGGATCCGTCCGACGCCCTGGGACGTCGCCGGCGCGGCGGTGGCACTGCTCGGCATGGGGATCATCATGTTCCAGCCGCGATGA
- a CDS encoding sulfite exporter TauE/SafE family protein: MIAADAAWWLIAGVALVALLYSSVGHAGASGYIAVMSLVGLAPEQIRPAALVLNILVASIATWQFRRAGHFSWTLFWPFALLAVPLAFVGGYLDLPTRVFRILVGVVLLASALQLVLRPPREGAIGTPGKPVALATGAGLGLLAGLTGTGGGIFLTPLLIFMRWARAGTAAGVSAPFILLNSAAGLGGNFGATQSLPGFVLPLVPAVLIGGYLGAHLGSHRLPHAAIKRLLAVVLAIAGTKLLFA, translated from the coding sequence ATGATCGCGGCGGACGCCGCCTGGTGGCTGATCGCCGGGGTCGCGCTGGTCGCGCTGCTGTATTCGTCGGTGGGGCATGCGGGCGCTTCGGGCTACATCGCGGTGATGTCGCTGGTGGGGCTGGCACCGGAACAGATCCGGCCCGCCGCCCTCGTACTCAACATCCTGGTGGCGTCGATCGCGACCTGGCAGTTCCGCCGCGCCGGGCACTTTTCCTGGACGCTGTTCTGGCCGTTCGCGCTGCTGGCGGTGCCGCTGGCGTTCGTCGGCGGTTACCTCGACCTGCCGACGCGGGTCTTCAGGATCCTGGTGGGCGTGGTGCTGCTGGCATCGGCCTTGCAACTGGTGCTGCGGCCGCCGCGCGAGGGCGCGATCGGCACGCCCGGCAAACCGGTCGCGCTGGCCACCGGGGCCGGGCTGGGCCTGCTCGCGGGGCTGACCGGGACCGGCGGCGGGATCTTCCTCACCCCGCTGCTGATCTTCATGCGCTGGGCGCGTGCGGGCACCGCGGCCGGCGTCTCGGCGCCCTTCATCCTGCTCAATTCCGCCGCGGGCCTGGGCGGCAACTTCGGCGCGACGCAGTCGCTGCCTGGCTTCGTGCTGCCGCTGGTGCCGGCGGTGCTGATCGGCGGTTACCTCGGCGCGCACCTGGGCAGTCACCGGTTGCCGCATGCCGCGATCAAGCGCCTGCTCGCGGTGGTGCTCGCGATCGCCGGCACCAAGCTGCTGTTCGCCTGA
- a CDS encoding AAC(3)-I family aminoglycoside N-acetyltransferase, whose protein sequence is MTTTTTFRIQRLAADDLVTFRAMMAMMGEAFEDRTTYTAAQPDDAYLRALLDGRQFVAIAAIAGDRVVGGLAAYELPKFEQARSELYIYDLAVDAAHRRRGIATALIAELRGIARERGAWVIYVQADPPDAPAVALYTKLGVREDVLHFDIGVD, encoded by the coding sequence ATGACCACGACCACGACATTCCGGATCCAGCGCCTGGCGGCAGACGACCTCGTCACGTTCCGCGCGATGATGGCGATGATGGGCGAAGCGTTCGAGGACCGCACGACCTACACCGCGGCGCAACCCGACGACGCCTACCTGCGCGCGCTGCTGGACGGGCGCCAGTTCGTCGCGATCGCGGCCATCGCGGGCGACCGGGTGGTCGGCGGGCTGGCGGCGTACGAGCTGCCCAAGTTCGAGCAGGCGCGCAGCGAGCTGTACATCTACGACCTCGCCGTGGACGCGGCGCATCGCCGCCGCGGCATCGCCACCGCGCTGATCGCCGAGTTGCGCGGCATCGCGCGCGAACGCGGCGCCTGGGTGATCTACGTGCAGGCCGATCCGCCGGACGCGCCCGCGGTGGCGCTGTACACGAAACTCGGCGTGCGCGAGGACGTGCTCCACTTCGACATCGGCGTGGACTGA
- a CDS encoding response regulator, translating into MTIRVFMVDDHALVRAGMRMILSGETDIEVVGEAESGESALPMIRKLKPDVVLCDLHLPGVSGLEVTERVVKGRHAKVIVVSVLEDGPMPRKLIEAGASGYVGKGGDSAELLRAVRDVARGRRYLASGIAQKLALAGLIGGGSPFDELSPRELEIAMLLVQGLRQEEIAKKLSLSPKTVNTHKSRLFQKLQIEDNIALARLASQYGLVDPSQVL; encoded by the coding sequence ATGACGATCCGGGTGTTCATGGTCGACGACCATGCGCTGGTCCGCGCGGGAATGCGCATGATTCTTTCGGGTGAAACCGACATCGAGGTGGTGGGCGAGGCGGAGAGCGGAGAGAGCGCGCTGCCGATGATCCGCAAGCTCAAGCCCGACGTGGTGCTGTGCGACCTGCACCTGCCGGGTGTGAGTGGCCTGGAGGTGACCGAACGCGTGGTCAAGGGCCGGCACGCCAAGGTGATCGTGGTGTCGGTGCTGGAAGACGGACCGATGCCGCGCAAGCTGATCGAGGCCGGCGCGTCGGGCTACGTCGGCAAGGGCGGCGACTCGGCCGAGCTGTTGCGCGCGGTCCGCGACGTCGCGCGCGGCAGGCGCTACCTCGCCAGCGGCATCGCGCAGAAGCTCGCGCTGGCCGGACTGATCGGCGGTGGTTCGCCTTTCGACGAGCTGTCGCCGCGCGAACTGGAGATCGCGATGCTGCTCGTGCAGGGGCTGCGCCAGGAAGAGATCGCGAAGAAGCTCAGCCTCAGCCCGAAGACGGTCAACACGCACAAGTCGCGGCTGTTCCAGAAGCTGCAGATCGAGGACAACATCGCGCTGGCGCGGCTGGCGAGCCAGTACGGCCTGGTCGATCCGTCGCAGGTGCTGTAG